The following are encoded together in the Ezakiella massiliensis genome:
- a CDS encoding ABC transporter substrate-binding protein, with protein MKKKLLILLMAGLLAVGCTSPKDDKAGEDKKAAETSEKTDANENTDAQDDKVDVASETKEPGFKAHAISELEKIDEAYKKSTLAKDAIAELEKIQEDADTMTFTDDTGRESVTVKKRPKKVAVFYSSYASMYDELGGKIDLIIGGDNAVEVYKFQRGKDITEGKNVIVTSPSGKNWDVEKIIAEKPDLIICAMTSNGYGTIEEAAKAAGIDLIGISFNGVRDYAKWAYIYTSLNDNQEAFDNVALKTIEGVSKIIEEVPIRDHKPQVISIMPVAKGIKGNYTQSDLGTILQDLGTQNRLGGEVKKGASPRVDISIEDIVKMNPEYIFIQCMNSEDYAKESVEKYLSSTDAWAKVDAVANGHVYYLPRGLFHNKPNSKYVDAYQMIFDYLYK; from the coding sequence ATGAAAAAGAAATTACTTATTTTATTAATGGCAGGACTTTTGGCTGTGGGTTGCACAAGTCCAAAGGATGATAAGGCAGGAGAAGATAAGAAGGCTGCAGAGACTAGTGAAAAGACAGATGCAAATGAAAATACAGATGCACAAGATGACAAGGTTGATGTGGCTAGCGAAACTAAAGAGCCTGGTTTCAAGGCCCACGCTATCTCAGAATTAGAAAAAATTGATGAGGCTTACAAAAAGTCAACACTTGCCAAGGACGCCATTGCAGAATTAGAAAAAATTCAAGAAGATGCAGACACTATGACTTTTACAGACGATACCGGCAGGGAATCAGTAACTGTTAAAAAGCGTCCGAAAAAAGTTGCAGTTTTTTATTCTTCATACGCATCCATGTATGACGAACTCGGAGGCAAAATCGATCTTATTATCGGCGGCGACAATGCAGTTGAAGTTTATAAATTCCAACGCGGCAAGGATATTACCGAAGGCAAAAATGTCATCGTAACATCACCAAGCGGAAAAAACTGGGATGTGGAAAAAATTATTGCAGAAAAACCAGACTTAATTATCTGCGCTATGACTTCAAATGGCTATGGAACAATTGAAGAAGCTGCCAAGGCTGCTGGCATTGACCTAATTGGCATTTCCTTTAACGGCGTTCGCGACTACGCAAAGTGGGCTTACATCTACACTTCACTTAACGATAACCAAGAGGCCTTTGACAATGTGGCCCTAAAGACTATTGAAGGCGTATCAAAAATTATTGAAGAGGTTCCAATCAGGGACCACAAGCCTCAAGTCATCTCAATCATGCCAGTTGCCAAGGGTATTAAGGGCAATTATACTCAAAGCGACTTGGGCACAATCCTACAGGATTTGGGCACACAAAACCGCTTGGGAGGCGAAGTTAAAAAAGGTGCCAGCCCAAGGGTTGACATCAGCATTGAAGATATTGTAAAGATGAATCCAGAATATATTTTCATCCAATGCATGAATTCAGAAGACTACGCCAAAGAATCAGTAGAAAAATATTTATCATCAACCGACGCTTGGGCCAAGGTAGATGCAGTTGCAAATGGCCACGTTTATTATTTGCCACGCGGACTCTTCCACAACAAGCCAAATTCAAAATACGTTGATGCCTATCAAATGATTTTTGATTATCTTTACAAATAA
- a CDS encoding sirohydrochlorin cobaltochelatase — translation MKGLAVIAFGTSHKDTYEKNIRPIYDHLKENFDGQTELAFTSRIIKRILEKRGEFVFNEKEVIAKLKETCDEIYILPLHILRGFEYEKIERIGLGKVAKPLLETKEDIEFFAKNINLPKDKAIIFMGHGTEHQVDWVYGEVEEAFRKIGYDKVFVGTVEGSRSIKDILPRVKEAGITEVILRPLMLVAGDHAKNDMAGDDEDSWKSILEREGIKVDAQLIGLGEEEFIRDMYYANLKEIMN, via the coding sequence ATGAAAGGACTCGCTGTAATAGCCTTTGGCACCAGCCACAAGGACACTTATGAAAAAAACATTAGACCAATTTACGACCACTTAAAGGAAAATTTTGACGGACAAACTGAATTGGCCTTTACCAGCCGTATTATCAAGAGGATTTTAGAAAAACGCGGAGAATTTGTTTTTAATGAAAAGGAAGTTATCGCCAAGCTCAAAGAGACTTGCGATGAAATATATATTTTGCCCCTCCACATCCTAAGGGGTTTTGAATACGAAAAAATTGAGAGGATCGGCCTTGGCAAAGTTGCCAAGCCACTTTTAGAGACCAAGGAAGACATAGAATTTTTTGCAAAAAATATTAATTTACCCAAGGACAAGGCCATAATTTTTATGGGGCACGGAACTGAACACCAAGTCGACTGGGTTTACGGCGAAGTTGAAGAGGCCTTTAGAAAGATCGGTTACGATAAGGTTTTTGTAGGCACAGTTGAAGGCTCAAGGTCTATCAAAGATATTTTGCCAAGGGTAAAAGAAGCTGGCATAACAGAAGTCATTCTCCGTCCGCTCATGCTGGTGGCAGGTGACCACGCCAAAAACGATATGGCAGGTGACGACGAAGACTCATGGAAGTCCATTCTTGAAAGAGAAGGCATAAAAGTCGACGCCCAGCTTATTGGCCTAGGCGAAGAGGAATTCATCCGCGATATGTATTATGCAAATTTAAAGGAGATTATGAATTGA
- a CDS encoding cobyric acid synthase has product MAKLMVMGTTSSAGKSLLVTGLVRYFKKYGYKSYPFKSQNMSSKAHTLEDGRLISTAQALQAFSAGLKPDVRMNPVLLMPRSNTGSMVVIDGEKYKAMQAREYFDFKVKLRDHIMEVFEQIEGENDIIVIEGAGSPAEINLRDNDIVNMGLAEMVDAPVILVADIDRGGVFASLYGTVMLLPENERARIKGLVINKFRGDPTLLESGIEKIEDLTGIPVIGLIPYEHFELVDEDSLIDYDKHANHEDQSEDELNLELDKLEKILEDNMDMEFIKRISGLK; this is encoded by the coding sequence ATGGCTAAGTTAATGGTAATGGGGACGACCTCATCAGCAGGCAAGAGCTTGCTGGTGACTGGTCTGGTCCGGTATTTTAAAAAATATGGATATAAGTCCTATCCATTTAAATCGCAAAACATGTCTTCAAAGGCCCATACACTTGAGGATGGCAGATTAATTTCAACTGCCCAAGCACTCCAGGCTTTTTCTGCAGGATTAAAGCCCGATGTTAGGATGAATCCTGTCCTTCTCATGCCTCGGTCCAACACTGGGTCCATGGTTGTAATCGACGGAGAAAAGTACAAGGCCATGCAGGCCCGTGAATATTTTGATTTTAAAGTCAAACTTCGTGACCATATTATGGAAGTCTTCGAGCAAATTGAAGGAGAAAATGATATAATAGTAATCGAAGGGGCGGGCAGTCCGGCGGAAATTAATTTGCGTGACAACGACATAGTCAATATGGGCCTGGCTGAGATGGTTGACGCGCCAGTAATTTTGGTGGCGGACATTGACCGGGGCGGAGTTTTCGCTTCCCTTTATGGAACGGTCATGCTCCTTCCTGAAAATGAAAGGGCAAGGATCAAGGGCCTGGTTATAAATAAATTTAGGGGAGACCCGACTCTACTTGAGTCTGGAATAGAAAAAATCGAAGACCTAACGGGCATTCCCGTTATAGGCCTCATTCCCTACGAGCACTTTGAACTGGTGGATGAAGACAGCCTGATCGATTACGACAAGCACGCCAACCACGAGGACCAAAGTGAAGACGAACTCAATTTAGAACTGGACAAACTTGAAAAGATTTTGGAAGATAATATGGATATGGAATTTATTAAGAGGATTAGTGGTTTAAAATGA
- a CDS encoding iron ABC transporter permease, producing MKKKDSYIFIFILIALASTVIGLSLGSMKYSFGQVLKGLFVHDETMEHLIIFKIRLPRVIGGGLVGMALALSGALLQGVMRNNLASPSVIGVTNGASFVGHLTLMAFPAYAYLLPVGTIAGALLTTIFIYRLAYSDGINPNRLVLSGVAVGAMFTAFNNMLRSMFPERLASTLGFTIGSLNGLGWGEVFFASPYIIISIIIALMMSNNMNVLMLGDELSSSLGLKTERFRFLIIIVSSLLSGAAIAIAGLISFVGLIVPHIARIFVGNDYRKLSLASMLLGYSFVILSDAVGRIILPIGEIAVSVIVAFLGAPFFLYLLRERYRKGH from the coding sequence TTGAAGAAAAAAGACTCATACATTTTTATTTTTATATTAATCGCCCTGGCATCGACCGTAATCGGTTTGTCCCTGGGCTCAATGAAATATTCTTTTGGCCAGGTCTTAAAGGGCCTTTTTGTCCACGACGAGACCATGGAGCACTTGATAATTTTTAAAATCCGCCTGCCAAGGGTTATTGGCGGCGGCTTAGTCGGCATGGCCCTGGCCCTTTCGGGCGCCCTCTTGCAGGGAGTTATGAGAAATAATTTGGCTTCACCTTCTGTAATCGGCGTCACCAATGGGGCAAGCTTTGTGGGCCACTTGACTTTAATGGCCTTTCCTGCCTACGCATATCTTTTGCCGGTGGGGACCATTGCCGGCGCACTTTTGACCACGATTTTTATTTATCGATTAGCTTATAGCGACGGGATAAATCCAAATCGATTAGTTCTTTCGGGTGTGGCAGTTGGCGCCATGTTTACGGCCTTTAACAATATGCTAAGGTCCATGTTTCCAGAAAGACTCGCTAGCACACTTGGCTTTACAATTGGATCTTTAAACGGCTTGGGCTGGGGAGAAGTTTTCTTTGCTAGTCCTTATATAATTATAAGCATTATAATTGCCCTTATGATGTCAAATAACATGAACGTTTTGATGTTGGGCGATGAACTTTCGAGCTCCCTTGGCCTAAAGACAGAGCGCTTTAGATTTTTAATTATAATCGTTTCATCTTTATTATCTGGGGCGGCCATTGCAATTGCAGGTTTAATTTCCTTTGTCGGTTTAATTGTACCGCACATAGCTCGGATTTTTGTGGGCAACGACTATAGGAAATTATCTTTGGCCTCAATGCTCTTGGGCTATTCATTTGTGATTTTATCAGACGCGGTCGGCCGAATAATTTTGCCTATAGGCGAGATTGCTGTTAGCGTTATCGTGGCATTTTTGGGCGCACCATTCTTCCTCTATCTCTTAAGAGAAAGGTACAGAAAGGGGCATTAA
- a CDS encoding histidinol-phosphate transaminase, translating to MTDKTMIHGANIFKYAEDGDILDFSSNINPLGPPAYVYDIIEENLKSIERYPDIEYRSLMADISKAFGVDQNKIALGNGAIELIDRIIFEHERIIVFDPSFSEYEIRARVYGKEFLPVNLKSDFTLDFELLEKLAFKKGDLIILTNPNNPNGRALRKDEFEKLITIIKGSPAHLMLDQAFDDFADLNYKAMDYIGDDIYLIKAATKFYSLPGLRLGMAFSSEKNIKRLRSLVPSWSVGALLENMGKIFMDQDFREKSKAYIKKEREFLIDELEKLSLKTYESSADFLLINLGDRGEEDVFQEFLKRKILVRKCSSYRNLEGNFIRVAVKDREKNTKLIQAFKEIING from the coding sequence ATGACAGATAAGACCATGATCCACGGGGCAAATATTTTTAAATACGCCGAGGACGGGGACATTCTAGATTTTTCTTCCAATATAAATCCGCTTGGGCCGCCGGCCTATGTCTACGATATTATCGAGGAGAATTTAAAATCCATCGAGCGATATCCGGACATAGAATACAGGTCTTTGATGGCAGACATCTCTAAGGCCTTTGGTGTGGACCAAAATAAAATCGCTCTGGGCAACGGGGCCATTGAGCTTATTGACCGGATTATCTTTGAACACGAGCGGATAATTGTATTTGATCCGTCTTTTTCTGAATACGAAATTCGGGCAAGGGTCTACGGCAAAGAATTTTTGCCAGTGAATTTAAAAAGCGATTTTACTCTTGACTTTGAATTACTAGAAAAGTTGGCCTTTAAAAAGGGTGATCTTATTATTCTTACAAATCCAAATAATCCCAACGGTCGGGCTTTAAGAAAAGATGAATTTGAGAAATTAATTACAATAATTAAAGGATCTCCTGCCCATCTCATGCTGGACCAGGCCTTTGACGACTTTGCAGACCTGAATTACAAGGCCATGGATTATATTGGCGACGATATTTATTTGATAAAAGCGGCGACAAAATTTTATTCCCTGCCTGGACTCAGACTTGGCATGGCTTTTTCCTCAGAGAAAAACATCAAAAGACTTAGAAGCCTCGTCCCATCTTGGTCGGTGGGAGCCCTCTTGGAAAATATGGGAAAGATTTTTATGGACCAAGACTTCAGGGAAAAATCCAAGGCCTATATAAAAAAGGAAAGGGAATTTTTAATAGACGAGCTTGAGAAATTAAGCTTAAAGACCTATGAGTCATCTGCAGATTTTTTACTAATAAATTTGGGCGACCGTGGAGAAGAAGATGTCTTCCAAGAATTTTTAAAGAGGAAGATCTTGGTTCGCAAGTGCTCTTCATATAGAAACTTAGAGGGAAATTTTATTAGGGTTGCCGTTAAAGACCGTGAAAAAAACACAAAACTCATTCAAGCTTTTAAGGAGATTATAAATGGATAG
- a CDS encoding precorrin-2 C(20)-methyltransferase, with product MKKLYAIGTGPGDKKYLTLWAVEALKEAHVIFAPDNKGKNMALDTVRDFIDGKRIVYLDFPMGFVTEDHYKKAFEIIEKEIPDGKSGAFVTIGDATVYSTLVNTIHYARDMEIEFVPGVPSFLAAANRLSVPLVKKGEAFVLCEDVNEEILSAADAVAILKTFKNPSKEEIIKKLKAGGFEYKYISNISAANERVAETDQEILAEENYLSLIIGRREKNDR from the coding sequence TTGAAAAAACTTTATGCAATTGGGACCGGACCAGGGGATAAAAAATATCTGACCCTTTGGGCTGTGGAGGCCCTCAAAGAGGCCCATGTGATTTTTGCTCCCGACAACAAGGGCAAGAACATGGCCCTGGACACGGTCAGAGATTTTATAGATGGCAAGCGCATCGTCTACTTGGATTTTCCCATGGGCTTTGTAACCGAAGACCATTATAAAAAGGCCTTTGAAATTATTGAAAAGGAAATTCCAGACGGCAAATCGGGCGCCTTTGTAACTATTGGCGATGCGACTGTTTACTCGACTTTGGTAAATACAATTCACTATGCCAGGGACATGGAAATCGAATTTGTCCCGGGCGTGCCAAGCTTTTTGGCTGCGGCCAACAGGCTGTCTGTGCCACTTGTTAAAAAGGGCGAGGCCTTTGTCCTCTGCGAAGATGTAAATGAGGAAATTTTATCAGCGGCTGATGCGGTCGCGATTTTAAAGACCTTTAAAAACCCTTCTAAGGAAGAGATTATAAAAAAATTAAAGGCTGGTGGCTTTGAATACAAATATATTTCCAATATTTCCGCTGCCAATGAAAGAGTTGCAGAGACTGACCAGGAAATTTTGGCAGAGGAAAACTATTTGTCACTAATAATCGGAAGAAGAGAAAAAAATGACAGATAA
- a CDS encoding cobyrinate a,c-diamide synthase produces the protein MDRRLMIAAPSSNTGKTFISLALLRAIGRDEKVRGYKVGPDYIDADYLSQAAGRPAENLDLFLMDEKDIKRALAKDSFKIIEGVMGYFDGLQNTYEYSCYDLSKRTNTPVVIVYEPKGESFTAIPKIKGMVDFSGGQIKGIIFNKTSQKMYELLKTQVEKYIGIAVLGYLPYDDRLNIKSKNQGLLLPHEQRNFMELLEVASELVAHHLDMDELYRIAQCQEIKVDDDNKNYVNDLKDIKIAYAHDQAFPFFYNFEGRENFIPFSPLKDKKLPEADLILIGGGYPEDFIADLEMNIDMKESIKSYVEVGGKLIAYGGGLMYLAEKFQGHNMVGIFKGSAQMTDRLQNFGYCELKVKEDLGFAKAGEILRAREFHRGIFDTDEKTIFEISKPGRDRKWEDGYKYKNAYGFFAHFHPLTWMDRLIDFAKGK, from the coding sequence ATGGATAGGAGACTTATGATTGCAGCCCCATCTTCAAACACGGGCAAGACCTTTATATCCCTGGCTCTTTTGCGGGCCATTGGCAGGGATGAAAAAGTCCGCGGCTACAAGGTGGGACCTGACTACATTGACGCAGATTATTTGTCACAGGCGGCTGGCCGGCCGGCTGAAAACCTAGACTTGTTTTTGATGGATGAAAAAGATATAAAAAGGGCTCTGGCCAAGGATAGTTTTAAAATCATCGAAGGAGTCATGGGATATTTTGACGGCCTGCAAAATACTTATGAGTATTCCTGCTACGATCTTTCAAAGCGGACCAATACGCCAGTCGTAATCGTCTACGAACCCAAGGGTGAATCCTTTACGGCCATACCCAAGATCAAGGGCATGGTGGATTTTTCTGGCGGACAAATCAAGGGGATAATCTTTAACAAGACCTCGCAAAAAATGTACGAGCTCTTGAAGACCCAGGTCGAAAAATATATTGGCATAGCGGTTCTGGGCTACCTGCCCTATGACGACAGGCTAAATATAAAATCCAAAAACCAAGGCTTACTTTTGCCTCATGAGCAGAGAAATTTCATGGAACTCTTGGAGGTGGCAAGCGAACTGGTCGCCCACCACTTGGACATGGACGAGCTCTATAGGATTGCCCAGTGCCAGGAAATAAAAGTTGACGATGATAATAAAAATTATGTCAATGATTTAAAGGACATAAAAATCGCCTACGCCCACGACCAGGCCTTTCCATTTTTTTATAATTTTGAGGGAAGAGAAAACTTCATTCCCTTTTCACCTCTCAAGGATAAAAAATTGCCAGAAGCTGATTTGATTTTGATTGGCGGTGGCTACCCAGAAGATTTTATCGCCGACTTAGAGATGAATATTGACATGAAGGAGTCCATAAAATCTTATGTGGAAGTAGGCGGCAAGCTGATCGCCTACGGTGGAGGCCTCATGTACCTGGCGGAAAAATTCCAGGGCCACAATATGGTGGGAATTTTTAAAGGGTCTGCTCAGATGACTGACCGCCTGCAAAATTTTGGCTACTGCGAACTCAAAGTCAAAGAGGACTTGGGTTTTGCTAAAGCAGGCGAGATTTTAAGGGCCAGGGAATTCCACCGGGGAATTTTTGATACTGACGAGAAGACTATTTTTGAAATTTCCAAGCCAGGAAGAGATAGAAAATGGGAAGACGGCTACAAATACAAAAACGCTTACGGATTTTTCGCCCACTTCCATCCGCTCACTTGGATGGACAGACTGATTGACTTTGCAAAAGGTAAATAA
- the cbiB gene encoding adenosylcobinamide-phosphate synthase CbiB has protein sequence MILVFAVLLDFLIGDPNYYYHPIRIMGRIIRREEQFVRAHVSGDRGLFWAGLCMLVFNLLATILVLMGIFSLLNDTGAKLFSLYLIYSAIAGRELIKCANAVRLALFKSLEDARYQLSMIVGRDTANLSEEKIVRATVETVAENTSDGIIAPLFYILFFGPVGGMVYKFVNTMDSTIGYRNEKYEYLGKAAAIFDDWVNFIPARITGLLFVCAAYLLGYDARGSYEIMIRDHGKHKSPNAGYPEAAMAGMLGVRLGGPSQYFGHMDNKPYIGNDRRPINRNDITRANRAAITSEIIFVIIMVLLIIWR, from the coding sequence ATGATTTTAGTTTTTGCAGTTTTATTGGATTTTTTAATAGGTGATCCCAACTATTACTACCATCCCATCAGGATTATGGGGCGGATTATTAGGAGGGAAGAGCAATTTGTACGAGCACACGTAAGCGGGGACAGAGGATTATTCTGGGCCGGCCTTTGTATGCTCGTTTTTAATTTGCTGGCGACAATCTTGGTCCTGATGGGAATTTTTTCTTTACTTAATGACACAGGGGCCAAACTTTTCTCTTTGTATCTGATTTACTCAGCCATAGCTGGCAGAGAGCTCATCAAATGCGCCAATGCAGTTAGACTTGCACTTTTTAAATCACTTGAAGACGCCAGATACCAGCTGTCAATGATTGTGGGCAGGGACACTGCAAATCTATCTGAAGAAAAAATTGTCAGAGCCACTGTGGAAACCGTTGCCGAAAACACCAGCGACGGAATAATCGCACCACTTTTTTATATATTGTTTTTTGGACCCGTGGGCGGCATGGTCTACAAATTTGTAAATACCATGGACTCGACCATTGGTTACAGGAATGAAAAATACGAATACTTGGGCAAGGCGGCCGCAATTTTTGACGACTGGGTCAACTTTATCCCAGCCAGAATTACCGGGCTCCTATTTGTCTGCGCGGCTTATCTCTTGGGCTACGACGCCAGGGGTTCCTATGAAATTATGATTAGAGACCACGGCAAGCACAAGTCGCCAAATGCAGGATATCCTGAGGCAGCCATGGCTGGTATGCTGGGCGTGCGCCTGGGAGGACCCAGCCAATATTTTGGCCACATGGACAACAAGCCCTATATAGGCAATGACCGCAGGCCCATTAACCGCAATGACATTACAAGGGCCAACAGGGCGGCCATCACTAGTGAGATAATTTTTGTGATTATCATGGTTTTATTAATTATTTGGAGGTAA
- a CDS encoding ABC transporter ATP-binding protein, translated as MYFGFKDIKINYGTKTIIENLSMDVPKGKISTIIGPNGSGKSSLLRLISRKNPPAQGKVIYKDKSIYDYDTKDLAKKIAFLPQIHKSPTDATVRTLVANGRFPYRSMLGGLSAKDEEIIDEAIEFTGLSALEHRALRTLSGGERQRAWIAMTMATQAEILVLDEPTTYLDISYQIELMDLIERMKEEYGTTILLVLHDINLAIRYSDYLFAIKDKNILFEGRREEVITSENIRDIFALDAEIIHHDGQMIMVPGRRKL; from the coding sequence ATGTATTTTGGATTTAAAGATATAAAAATTAATTACGGGACCAAGACCATTATAGAAAATTTGTCCATGGACGTGCCCAAGGGAAAGATTTCGACCATTATCGGGCCAAACGGGTCTGGCAAATCGTCACTACTCAGGCTGATTTCCAGGAAAAATCCGCCAGCTCAAGGTAAAGTTATTTACAAGGACAAGTCCATTTACGATTATGACACCAAGGACCTGGCTAAGAAGATTGCCTTTTTGCCGCAGATTCACAAGTCGCCGACAGATGCGACCGTGCGAACGCTGGTGGCCAACGGCAGGTTTCCATACAGGTCCATGCTGGGGGGCTTGTCTGCAAAAGACGAGGAAATTATTGACGAGGCCATAGAATTTACTGGCCTTAGTGCCTTAGAACATAGGGCCCTTAGGACTTTGTCGGGGGGAGAACGCCAGCGGGCGTGGATAGCCATGACCATGGCAACTCAGGCCGAGATATTGGTCTTGGACGAGCCCACGACTTACTTGGACATAAGCTACCAGATAGAGCTTATGGATTTGATCGAGAGGATGAAGGAAGAATACGGTACGACCATCTTGCTTGTCCTTCACGATATAAACTTGGCAATTAGATATTCAGATTATCTCTTTGCCATAAAGGACAAAAATATTTTATTTGAAGGAAGACGGGAAGAGGTCATCACCAGCGAGAATATCCGCGATATTTTTGCCCTTGATGCCGAGATTATCCACCACGATGGGCAGATGATTATGGTTCCCGGCAGGAGGAAATTATGA